The segment GGAGGAACCGCAGTTAATTACCAGCACCGATGCATTCATAAAAACCTTTTCGCTAGGCGGTTAGTGAGCAAAGAGATAGACTTTAGTTTAACATGCTGCGCTGCGGAAAAGCAGTGCCAGGATTTCGTTAGCCTACTATGTAAAAGCGAGGCATTCTGGGCTATTGATGGCTACACGCCCGATCTTCACCTTACACCTTCTTAACCCTCCCCCTTAATGAGCCGTTCTGTTCTTATGTCAGCGTCCCCTTTGCCGAAACTACTGCCGCGCCATTTGGCCATTCTGTTAATGATGACCGTGGCTACCATGTTTGCCGCCAATCACGTCTCGGCGCGGCTGGCGTTTGATAATGGCACCGGGCTGTTATTGGCGGTATTGACCCGCTCGGGGGTGGCATGCCTGATTTTAGTGGCGTTAGTCATCGTACAGAGAAAGCGCCTGTGGCTGCCCACAGGCTCCTGGCCGTGGCAACTCGGCGTGGGACTGTTGATCGCGATCCAAAGCGTCAGTCTCTACTCGGCGGTGGCCAGACTGCCCGTGGTGATTGCGCTGCTATTGGTCAATACCTTCCCGATTCAATTGGCCCTGCTCAGTTGGGCGCTGGGTGGTCCGCGCCCAACGCTGCGTAGCTGCCTGATTATGGGCACGATTTTAATCGGCTTACTGGTGGTGCTGGATATTCCCTCATGGATTGCCAGCGCCGATGGAATGGGGCCGGGTTGGATAGCAGGCATTGGGTTTGGGCTATTGGCGGCCTTCGTATTTGCCTGCGCGCTGTGGGTCACTGAGCACCGCCTCGCCGGGGTTGGCAGTACTCTGCGCAGCCTGCTGACCATGCAAACGGTGTTTATAGTGATGCTCATTGGTGGCATCGCCGGTGTGGTGCCTGGGGGAATGAGCCTGCCTGATAACAGTACCGGCTGGCTGGGTCTGACGCTTCTCGGTCTACTGTATGGT is part of the Halomonas alkaliantarctica genome and harbors:
- a CDS encoding EamA family transporter, translated to MSASPLPKLLPRHLAILLMMTVATMFAANHVSARLAFDNGTGLLLAVLTRSGVACLILVALVIVQRKRLWLPTGSWPWQLGVGLLIAIQSVSLYSAVARLPVVIALLLVNTFPIQLALLSWALGGPRPTLRSCLIMGTILIGLLVVLDIPSWIASADGMGPGWIAGIGFGLLAAFVFACALWVTEHRLAGVGSTLRSLLTMQTVFIVMLIGGIAGVVPGGMSLPDNSTGWLGLTLLGLLYGSAFSTLFIFVPRLDMARNAPVMNIEPVASLVLGYFVLGQMLSPGQLVGGAVVVSGIVVLSLSKGR